A single Candidatus Pacearchaeota archaeon DNA region contains:
- the recA gene encoding recombinase RecA, with product MEEKEKINLAEAISEIKEKFGEGAIMKLKDAQKANVDVVPTGSLSIDLALGVMGVPRGRIIEIYGGESTGKTTLSLSILAEAQKLGGVCAFIDAEHALDPDYAKRIGVNTDDLLISQPDSAEQGLQIVESLVRSGEVDVIVIDSVAALVPKAEVAGEMGEMQIGLQARLMSQALRKLSGIVSKTKTIIVFLNQTRMKIGILFGNPETTPGGLALKFYSSVRIELRRIAQIKVGENIVGNRVKAKIVKNKVAAPFKTAEFDIYYNEGISRMSEAINLGVKEELIKKSGASLQYGEIKLGVGLEKAKEFLKENPKILKDLQKEIIAKSN from the coding sequence ATAGAAGAAAAAGAAAAAATAAATTTAGCTGAAGCGATATCAGAAATTAAAGAGAAATTTGGAGAAGGAGCGATAATGAAATTGAAAGATGCGCAAAAAGCCAATGTTGATGTTGTGCCAACCGGTTCTCTTTCAATTGACTTAGCTTTAGGTGTGATGGGTGTTCCTCGAGGAAGAATTATTGAGATATATGGAGGGGAAAGTACTGGCAAAACAACATTGTCTTTAAGTATTTTAGCTGAAGCTCAGAAGCTGGGCGGAGTATGTGCCTTTATAGACGCTGAGCATGCTTTAGACCCCGATTACGCTAAAAGAATAGGAGTTAATACTGACGATCTTTTAATCTCTCAGCCAGACTCAGCAGAACAGGGATTACAGATTGTCGAGAGCCTAGTTAGGTCTGGAGAGGTGGATGTAATAGTTATTGATTCCGTAGCAGCTTTGGTTCCCAAGGCAGAAGTAGCTGGGGAGATGGGAGAAATGCAGATTGGGTTACAAGCTAGATTAATGTCTCAAGCTTTAAGAAAATTGTCGGGAATTGTTTCTAAAACAAAAACAATAATTGTTTTCCTAAATCAAACTAGAATGAAGATTGGAATTTTATTTGGTAATCCAGAAACCACTCCCGGTGGTTTGGCTTTAAAGTTTTACAGTTCGGTTAGAATTGAATTAAGAAGAATAGCTCAAATCAAAGTGGGGGAGAACATTGTTGGTAATAGGGTGAAAGCCAAAATTGTTAAAAATAAAGTAGCAGCTCCATTCAAGACAGCCGAATTCGATATTTATTACAATGAAGGAATTTCTAGGATGTCTGAAGCAATAAATTTGGGAGTAAAGGAAGAGCTGATTAAGAAATCGGGAGCAAGTTTACAATATGGAGAAATAAAGCTAGGAGTAGGATTAGAAAAAGCTAAAGAGTTCTTAAAAGAAAATCCAAAGATTTTAAAAGATCTTCAAAAAGAAATTATTGCTAAGAGTAATTAA
- a CDS encoding DNA translocase FtsK, whose protein sequence is MKKKKGRARNKVINSKKRIEEKREIKSIPRFSLPEKTKRYLFSSLSFLLAVIFLFSFSGKAGAIGNSLKNIFDTLIGNVIYIIPIISIIFGIVLLKDDESFKENKNSLIVSTVLLILSLSGIFSLLELKNNPDIVKEFIWDHVGQGGWIGYAVSWPLLRGFDYIVTFALFIIVLIVSLWIIIQPFRRAIEEYEDEEDDEEIKVEIKKDKKLPTVLERIIQKKPEEAKPPVEKKEEKNLKTFEQKKQENKEYKYPPLDLLSKKGGAPEGGDITYNSSVIKRTLQTFGIPVEMSEINIGPTVTQYTLKPAEGIKLSKITTLQNDLALALASPTIRIEAPIPGRSLVGIEIGNKKRAVVGLREILDTDEFKASAAPLLMALGKDVKGIPSFADLAEMPHLLVGGTTGSGKTICLNSIILSLLYRNSPEEMKLVLVDPKRVEFPVYANLEHLLCPVIYDATQTLVALKWLVGEMERRFTVLAAGHSRDIGSYNEKQEKKGEPKLPYIVLVIDELADLMSVKGKEIESYVVRLAQMSRATGIHLILATQRPSVEVITGLIKANITSRIALKVGSLIDSRTILDASGAEKLLGRGDMLLLSKEYSKPKRVQSPYISELEIKKVVNWITDSNVEVKEKTEEEGESGFIETEVEKEENSLMGELTRVAETPEAQMDSFYSKEDPMYEEAKRTVIQARKASTSLLQRRLGVGYARAARLMDILEERGIVGPQEGAKPRDVYVADESVDTNNEQEL, encoded by the coding sequence ATGAAAAAGAAAAAGGGAAGAGCTCGAAATAAAGTAATTAATTCTAAAAAAAGAATCGAAGAAAAAAGAGAAATTAAATCAATACCTCGTTTTTCTTTACCAGAAAAAACAAAAAGATATTTATTTTCATCTTTATCTTTTCTTCTGGCTGTTATCTTCCTATTTTCTTTTTCAGGAAAAGCAGGAGCTATTGGAAATTCATTAAAAAACATCTTTGATACCTTGATTGGAAATGTAATTTACATTATTCCAATTATTTCTATTATTTTCGGAATAGTTTTATTGAAAGATGATGAATCTTTTAAAGAAAATAAAAACTCTTTAATTGTTTCAACTGTTTTGCTTATTTTAAGTTTGAGCGGAATTTTTTCTTTATTAGAACTTAAAAATAACCCTGATATAGTTAAGGAATTTATTTGGGATCACGTCGGACAAGGAGGTTGGATTGGCTATGCGGTTTCTTGGCCATTACTAAGGGGCTTTGACTATATTGTTACTTTTGCTTTATTTATTATTGTTTTAATTGTTTCTTTGTGGATCATTATTCAGCCGTTTAGAAGAGCGATTGAGGAGTACGAAGATGAAGAAGATGATGAAGAAATTAAAGTTGAAATTAAAAAAGATAAAAAATTACCAACTGTTTTAGAAAGAATTATTCAAAAGAAACCAGAAGAAGCAAAACCACCGGTTGAAAAGAAAGAAGAAAAGAATTTAAAGACATTTGAACAGAAAAAGCAAGAAAATAAAGAATATAAATATCCTCCGCTTGATTTGTTATCTAAAAAAGGAGGCGCTCCTGAGGGCGGGGACATTACCTATAATTCGTCGGTCATCAAAAGAACTTTACAGACATTCGGTATTCCTGTTGAGATGTCAGAAATTAATATTGGACCAACTGTTACTCAATACACATTAAAACCAGCCGAGGGAATCAAGCTTTCTAAGATCACAACCTTACAGAATGATTTAGCTTTGGCTTTAGCTAGTCCAACGATTCGTATCGAGGCTCCTATTCCAGGAAGATCTTTAGTCGGAATCGAAATAGGAAACAAAAAGAGGGCAGTTGTGGGCTTGCGTGAAATATTAGACACAGACGAGTTTAAAGCTTCTGCTGCACCCCTTTTAATGGCTTTGGGAAAGGATGTAAAGGGCATACCATCATTTGCTGACTTAGCGGAAATGCCTCATTTATTAGTTGGAGGAACTACTGGTTCTGGTAAAACTATTTGTTTGAATTCTATTATTTTAAGCTTATTATATAGAAACAGTCCTGAGGAAATGAAATTAGTTTTAGTTGACCCAAAGAGAGTAGAATTTCCAGTTTATGCTAATCTTGAGCATTTATTGTGTCCCGTTATTTATGATGCCACTCAAACTCTAGTTGCCCTAAAATGGTTAGTCGGTGAAATGGAAAGAAGATTTACTGTTTTAGCCGCGGGACACAGTAGAGATATTGGTTCATATAATGAGAAACAGGAAAAGAAAGGAGAACCTAAACTTCCTTACATTGTGTTGGTTATTGATGAGTTAGCTGATTTGATGAGCGTTAAGGGAAAAGAGATAGAATCATATGTGGTGAGATTGGCTCAAATGTCTCGTGCCACAGGAATACATTTAATTTTAGCCACTCAAAGACCGTCCGTCGAAGTTATTACTGGTTTAATTAAGGCTAATATTACTTCAAGAATTGCTTTAAAAGTTGGTTCTTTGATTGATTCAAGAACTATTCTTGATGCTTCAGGAGCGGAAAAACTTCTAGGAAGGGGAGATATGTTATTGTTATCTAAAGAATATTCAAAACCGAAAAGAGTTCAGAGTCCATATATTTCCGAGTTGGAAATTAAAAAAGTTGTTAATTGGATAACAGATTCTAATGTAGAGGTTAAGGAAAAAACAGAAGAGGAGGGAGAGTCTGGATTTATCGAAACAGAAGTTGAGAAAGAGGAGAATTCATTAATGGGAGAATTAACTAGAGTAGCCGAGACTCCCGAGGCCCAAATGGATTCATTTTATTCAAAAGAAGATCCAATGTATGAAGAAGCGAAAAGAACAGTTATTCAAGCTCGCAAAGCTTCTACCTCATTATTGCAAAGAAGGTTAGGGGTTGGATATGCTAGAGCAGCAAGACTAATGGACATCTTAGAAGAACGAGGAATAGTTGGACCGCAAGAAGGAGCTAAGCCGAGAGATGTTTACGTCGCTGATGAATCTGTTGACACTAATAATGAGCAAGAACTTTGA
- a CDS encoding 30S ribosomal protein S6 translates to MLFYEINLLISPNFTEDEISTFIAKMEADLQKYGKIVSDKKAERKKLAYSVEKQIEAWFYFLQLRPEIQNKKEMLDSIEKLLKEEKEIIRFLIIKKDTKKTEAPAKPQRTRPHKEEKIEEIVPTEETGVEEKPKKQKVQLEEIDKKLNEMLGE, encoded by the coding sequence ATGCTATTTTACGAAATAAATTTGCTGATTTCTCCCAATTTTACCGAGGATGAAATCTCCACTTTCATTGCTAAGATGGAAGCGGATCTGCAAAAATACGGAAAAATCGTCAGCGATAAGAAGGCTGAGAGAAAGAAACTGGCCTACTCCGTAGAAAAACAAATAGAGGCATGGTTCTACTTTTTACAGCTTCGTCCTGAGATTCAAAACAAAAAAGAAATGCTTGATTCAATAGAAAAACTATTGAAAGAAGAAAAAGAAATTATCCGTTTCTTAATCATCAAGAAAGATACTAAAAAAACAGAAGCTCCGGCCAAACCTCAAAGGACAAGACCTCATAAAGAAGAAAAAATTGAAGAGATTGTTCCGACAGAAGAAACTGGGGTAGAAGAAAAACCTAAAAAGCAAAAAGTTCAGCTTGAAGAAATCGATAAAAAGCTGAATGAAATGCTAGGAGAATAA
- a CDS encoding single-stranded DNA-binding protein, whose protein sequence is MNLNKVFLIGRIATDIEMKTTSSGQSVCTFSLATNRTWKGKDGQKQEESQFHRIVLWQKLAEIASQFLTKGSLVLIEGRIQNRSWEDKNGVKRYTTEIIGEGMQMGPRMQGGSSDPAKSFSAPKKQTEDEDIPIIEDGDEIDVKDIPF, encoded by the coding sequence ATGAATCTAAATAAAGTGTTTCTAATAGGAAGAATAGCTACAGACATTGAAATGAAAACTACTTCTTCTGGGCAAAGCGTTTGCACTTTCTCTCTCGCTACCAATAGAACTTGGAAAGGTAAAGATGGACAAAAACAGGAAGAATCACAATTTCACCGTATTGTTCTCTGGCAAAAACTAGCTGAAATCGCTTCACAGTTTCTAACTAAAGGATCTCTTGTTTTAATTGAAGGAAGAATACAAAATAGAAGCTGGGAAGATAAAAATGGAGTCAAAAGATACACCACTGAAATTATCGGCGAAGGGATGCAAATGGGTCCAAGAATGCAAGGAGGTAGTAGCGATCCAGCTAAAAGCTTCTCTGCTCCCAAAAAACAAACTGAAGATGAAGATATTCCAATAATTGAAGACGGAGACGAAATCGACGTCAAGGATATCCCCTTTTAA
- the rpsR gene encoding 30S ribosomal protein S18: MYCYFCKKNLQEINFHDTETLSRYVSKSGKIKPKDKTGACAKHQRELTTAIKRARIMALMPFVAK, from the coding sequence ATGTATTGTTATTTCTGCAAAAAAAACTTACAAGAAATCAATTTCCACGATACAGAAACTCTTTCAAGATATGTTTCTAAGTCAGGAAAGATTAAACCTAAAGATAAAACTGGCGCTTGCGCTAAACATCAAAGGGAATTAACTACCGCCATTAAGAGAGCAAGAATAATGGCATTGATGCCCTTTGTAGCAAAATAA